In Actinoplanes derwentensis, the following proteins share a genomic window:
- a CDS encoding MFS transporter, whose amino-acid sequence MGSQQPISRPMRNLLAGFYTSLFGSQMTTVALAFAVLASGHGAAGLGLVLAAGRLPTVAFVLVAGVLADRLPRRTVMLITDAARGASQAVLAVWLFTGDVPLVVLMLFAAVDGLGNAFFRPALVGLVPSLTDRSGLQRANALIGFGRSFSSLAGPALGGLLVAFTDPATVFAIDAATYAVSALFLFAVPRDVPTPRPHRPGMLTDLREGWTEFRSRRWVWSVVAQFGLVHLTTVPAYLVLGPQIAADSLGGAQSWGFILGCFGAGSVAGGLLMVRFTPRHPMVVATLGMLWFVPASIALALQAPLAVIMATGFLAGIGIGVFGTLWATVLQANVPTQVLSRVSAYDWFGSLITLPLGFTLVGVLAGQWGTAFPLLLGAATMALSCAAVLTVPEVRRLTVEPAPAPPAVA is encoded by the coding sequence ATGGGGAGCCAGCAGCCGATCAGCCGCCCGATGCGTAACCTTCTAGCCGGCTTCTACACTTCGCTGTTCGGCTCCCAGATGACCACCGTGGCCCTGGCCTTCGCGGTGCTCGCCAGCGGCCACGGCGCCGCCGGTCTCGGCCTGGTGCTGGCCGCCGGCCGCCTGCCCACCGTCGCGTTCGTGCTGGTCGCCGGGGTCCTCGCGGACCGTCTCCCGCGCCGCACCGTCATGCTGATCACCGACGCCGCCCGCGGTGCCAGCCAGGCCGTCCTGGCCGTCTGGCTGTTCACCGGCGACGTGCCCCTGGTCGTGCTGATGCTGTTCGCCGCCGTCGACGGCCTCGGCAACGCCTTCTTCCGCCCCGCCCTGGTCGGCCTCGTCCCGTCGCTGACCGACCGGTCCGGCCTGCAGCGGGCCAACGCGCTGATCGGGTTCGGCCGCTCCTTCAGCAGCCTGGCCGGCCCGGCCCTCGGCGGCCTGCTGGTCGCCTTCACCGACCCGGCCACCGTCTTCGCCATCGACGCCGCGACCTACGCGGTCAGCGCCCTGTTCCTGTTCGCCGTCCCCCGCGACGTGCCCACCCCGCGCCCGCACCGGCCGGGCATGCTCACCGACCTGCGGGAAGGCTGGACCGAGTTCCGGTCCCGGCGCTGGGTGTGGTCGGTCGTCGCCCAGTTCGGCCTGGTCCACCTGACCACCGTCCCGGCCTACCTGGTGCTCGGCCCGCAGATCGCCGCCGACTCCCTCGGCGGCGCCCAGAGCTGGGGTTTCATCCTCGGCTGCTTCGGTGCCGGGTCGGTCGCCGGCGGCCTGCTGATGGTCCGGTTCACCCCGCGCCACCCGATGGTGGTCGCCACCCTCGGCATGCTGTGGTTCGTGCCCGCCTCGATCGCCCTGGCCCTGCAGGCGCCGCTCGCGGTGATCATGGCGACCGGTTTCCTGGCCGGCATCGGCATCGGCGTCTTCGGCACCCTGTGGGCGACCGTCCTGCAGGCCAACGTGCCCACCCAGGTCCTGTCCCGGGTCAGCGCCTACGACTGGTTCGGTTCGCTGATCACCCTGCCACTCGGGTTCACCCTGGTCGGTGTCCTCGCCGGCCAGTGGGGGACCGCGTTCCCGCTGCTGCTCGGCGCGGCGACGATGGCGCTGTCCTGCGCGGCCGTGCTGACCGTTCCCGAGGTGCGCCGGCTCACCGTCGAACCGGCGCCCGCCCCGCCCGCCGTCGCCTGA
- the nikE gene encoding nickel ABC transporter ATP-binding protein NikE yields MIEVEDLRVTFRLGHKRVEAVRGVSFGIEEGECVALVGESGSGKSVTARSLVGLAGPQAHVEAGTFTVDGRDVRRFAARDWRRLRGRFAGLVLQDALVSLDPMRTVGAEIAEVLRVHDIGDRRDRPCRVQDLLTAVHVPEPERRARQYPHQLSGGLRQRALIASAIAGGPRLLIADEPTTALDATVQAQILALLAERRAAGETLLLISHDLAVVSALADRVLVMKDGRIVESGGTRSILSGAGHPYTRELIAAVTGRRRESAAEPGEVVAEATALRKVYGDRTVVKDFGLTIRRGEIVGLVGESGSGKTTVAQLLFGLTDPTSGHVRFEGQEFSGVPERARRPIRRRLQLIAQDPLSAFDPRWTVRRIVGEALPKGENPEPVLERVGLGPEVLDRYPRQLSGGQRQRVAVARAIAPRPSLIICDEPVSALDVSVQAQVLDLLAKIREDDGTALLFISHDLGVIRDIADRVLVMHDGRVVEQGPVRAVFEHAGHEYTRALLDAVPTLEVIR; encoded by the coding sequence ATGATCGAAGTCGAGGACCTGCGGGTCACCTTCCGGCTGGGCCACAAGCGGGTGGAGGCCGTCCGCGGGGTCAGCTTCGGCATCGAGGAGGGCGAGTGTGTCGCCCTCGTCGGGGAGAGCGGCTCCGGCAAGAGTGTCACCGCTCGCAGCCTGGTCGGACTGGCCGGTCCGCAAGCCCACGTCGAAGCCGGCACGTTCACCGTCGACGGCCGGGACGTGCGGCGGTTCGCGGCCCGCGACTGGCGGCGGCTGCGTGGCCGGTTCGCCGGGCTGGTCCTGCAGGACGCTCTGGTCTCGCTGGACCCGATGCGCACCGTCGGCGCGGAGATCGCCGAGGTGCTGCGGGTGCACGACATCGGCGACCGCCGGGACCGGCCGTGCCGTGTCCAGGACCTGCTGACCGCGGTGCACGTGCCGGAGCCTGAACGCCGGGCCCGGCAGTACCCGCACCAGCTCTCCGGTGGTCTGCGGCAGCGGGCCCTGATCGCCTCGGCCATCGCCGGCGGCCCGCGACTGCTGATCGCCGACGAACCCACCACCGCCCTGGACGCCACCGTTCAGGCCCAGATCTTGGCTCTGCTCGCCGAACGCCGGGCGGCCGGGGAGACGCTGCTGCTGATCAGTCACGACCTGGCGGTGGTGTCGGCACTCGCCGACCGGGTGCTGGTGATGAAGGACGGCCGGATCGTCGAGTCGGGGGGCACCCGCTCGATCCTGTCCGGGGCGGGTCACCCGTACACCAGGGAGTTGATCGCGGCCGTCACCGGCCGCCGCCGGGAGAGCGCCGCCGAACCCGGTGAGGTCGTGGCCGAGGCCACCGCCCTGCGCAAGGTGTACGGCGACCGCACGGTCGTCAAGGACTTCGGCCTGACCATCCGGCGAGGGGAGATCGTCGGCCTGGTCGGCGAGTCCGGTTCCGGCAAGACCACCGTCGCCCAGTTGCTGTTCGGGCTCACCGACCCGACGTCCGGTCACGTCCGGTTCGAGGGCCAGGAGTTCAGCGGCGTCCCGGAACGGGCCCGCCGCCCGATCCGCCGCCGCCTGCAACTGATCGCGCAGGATCCACTGTCGGCGTTCGACCCGCGCTGGACGGTGCGCCGCATCGTCGGCGAGGCCCTGCCGAAGGGGGAGAACCCGGAACCGGTCCTGGAACGGGTCGGCCTCGGCCCGGAAGTCCTCGACCGGTATCCCCGTCAGCTCTCCGGTGGCCAGCGGCAGCGGGTCGCGGTCGCCCGCGCCATCGCACCGCGGCCGAGTCTGATCATCTGCGACGAACCGGTCTCCGCCCTCGACGTGTCGGTGCAGGCCCAGGTCCTGGACCTGCTCGCGAAGATCCGCGAGGACGACGGCACCGCACTGCTGTTCATCTCGCACGACCTCGGCGTGATCCGCGACATCGCCGACCGGGTCCTGGTCATGCACGACGGCCGTGTCGTCGAACAGGGACCGGTCCGCGCCGTCTTCGAACACGCCGGCCACGAGTACACCCGGGCACTGCTGGACGCGGTGCCCACTTTGGAGGTCATCCGATGA
- a CDS encoding LLM class flavin-dependent oxidoreductase has product MTLHLAVALSGDSFAAGDWITQVGQADDAGLDLVTFDDAFGRHGPDAVLVASLVAPLTRHVGLVPVATTTHTEPFHLSTSLATLDHISRGRAGWQVRVSPDPASASLLGRRSSLPVETLIGEAADAVEVVRRLWDSWEDDAIIKDVATGRFIDRDKLHYIDFEGEHFSVKGPSIVPRSPQGQPVVAALAHAPEVWDHLDADLFFITPSDADDAARKVRQIGPSKKIFADITIGGISDAASFTGTQTQLADLIQNWWTVSGVDGFRLRISDISEISETVAELRHRGLFRTSDQKTLRERLGLPVAVNRYAQEASVA; this is encoded by the coding sequence ATGACACTGCACCTGGCCGTCGCCCTCAGCGGCGACTCGTTCGCCGCCGGCGACTGGATCACCCAGGTCGGACAGGCCGACGACGCCGGTCTCGACCTGGTCACCTTCGACGACGCCTTCGGGCGGCACGGCCCGGACGCGGTCCTGGTCGCCTCCCTGGTCGCCCCGCTGACCCGGCACGTCGGTCTGGTCCCGGTCGCCACCACCACCCACACCGAGCCGTTCCACCTGTCGACGTCCCTGGCGACCCTGGACCACATCAGCAGGGGCCGGGCCGGGTGGCAGGTCCGGGTCTCACCCGATCCGGCCTCCGCTTCGTTGCTGGGCCGGCGCTCCTCGTTGCCGGTGGAGACGCTGATCGGCGAGGCAGCCGACGCCGTCGAGGTGGTGCGGCGGCTCTGGGACAGCTGGGAGGACGACGCGATCATCAAGGACGTCGCCACCGGGCGGTTCATCGACCGGGACAAACTGCACTACATCGACTTCGAGGGGGAGCACTTCTCGGTCAAGGGGCCGTCGATCGTGCCGCGGTCGCCGCAGGGGCAGCCGGTGGTCGCCGCGCTCGCGCACGCGCCCGAGGTGTGGGACCACCTGGACGCCGACCTGTTCTTCATCACTCCGTCGGACGCCGACGACGCCGCCCGAAAGGTCCGCCAGATCGGGCCGTCGAAGAAGATCTTCGCGGACATCACGATCGGGGGCATTTCTGACGCGGCCTCCTTCACCGGCACGCAGACGCAACTCGCCGACCTGATCCAGAACTGGTGGACGGTCTCCGGGGTCGACGGCTTCCGGTTGCGGATCTCGGACATCTCCGAAATATCGGAGACAGTGGCGGAGCTGCGCCACCGTGGACTCTTCCGGACGTCGGACCAGAAGACCCTCCGCGAACGGCTGGGACTACCGGTCGCCGTGAACCGCTACGCCCAGGAGGCGTCCGTTGCCTAA
- a CDS encoding NtaA/DmoA family FMN-dependent monooxygenase (This protein belongs to a clade of FMN-dependent monooxygenases, within a broader family of flavin-dependent oxidoreductases, the luciferase-like monooxygenase (LMM) family, some of whose members use coenzyme F420 rather than FMN.) — MPKQIILAAHFPGVNNTTVWSDPRAGSQIDFDSFVYLAKTAERGLFDFFFLAEGLRLREQRGLIHDLDVVGRPDTLTVLTALAAVTTRLGLAGTLNATWHEPYELARQLATLDHLSNGRAAWNVVTSPGAFFGENFRRGGFLDHADRYVRAAEFIQTARALWDTDGGDFAITNSQFDIKGRFGVPRSPQGHPVILQAGDSDSGRELAAQHSDAIFSRHHRIDDARLFYRDIKDRLARYGRAESDLKIIPGVSYVLGDSDADAQEKAHYIRRQQVSPQTAILLLEQLWNTDLSGYDAEGPLPEIDPVLDEDDTIIKGRAGMYPDRLKTADEWRARAEAKSLSIRDLIIEVTGRQNFIGTADRVAEQLDEYVQTDACDGFILVSHLTPAGLDDFVDQVVPLLQERGVFRTEYSGGTLRDNLGLKGR, encoded by the coding sequence TTGCCTAAGCAGATCATCCTCGCCGCGCACTTCCCCGGCGTGAACAACACCACCGTGTGGAGCGACCCGCGGGCCGGCAGCCAGATCGACTTCGACTCGTTCGTTTATCTGGCGAAGACCGCCGAACGCGGCCTGTTCGACTTCTTCTTCCTCGCCGAGGGCCTGCGGCTGCGTGAACAGCGTGGCCTCATCCACGACCTGGACGTCGTCGGCCGCCCGGACACCCTGACCGTGCTGACCGCCCTGGCCGCGGTCACCACCCGTCTGGGGCTCGCCGGAACACTGAACGCCACCTGGCACGAGCCCTACGAACTGGCCCGGCAACTCGCCACCCTCGACCACCTGTCGAACGGGCGGGCCGCCTGGAACGTGGTCACCTCACCGGGCGCGTTCTTCGGCGAGAATTTCCGGCGCGGCGGTTTCCTCGACCACGCCGACCGGTACGTGCGGGCCGCCGAGTTCATCCAGACCGCCCGCGCCCTGTGGGACACCGACGGCGGCGACTTCGCGATCACGAACTCGCAGTTCGACATCAAGGGCCGGTTCGGGGTGCCGCGCAGCCCGCAGGGCCACCCGGTGATCCTGCAGGCCGGTGACTCCGACAGCGGCCGGGAACTCGCCGCGCAGCACTCCGACGCGATCTTCAGCCGGCACCACCGGATCGACGACGCCCGCCTGTTCTACCGCGACATCAAGGACCGGCTCGCCAGGTACGGCCGGGCCGAGAGCGACCTGAAGATCATTCCCGGGGTGTCGTACGTGCTCGGCGACAGCGACGCCGACGCCCAGGAGAAGGCCCACTACATCCGGCGTCAGCAGGTCAGCCCGCAGACCGCGATCCTGCTGCTGGAGCAACTCTGGAACACCGACCTGTCCGGATACGACGCCGAAGGGCCGCTTCCCGAGATCGATCCGGTCCTGGACGAGGACGACACCATCATCAAGGGCCGGGCCGGCATGTACCCGGACCGGCTCAAGACCGCCGACGAGTGGCGGGCCCGGGCCGAGGCCAAGAGCCTGTCGATCCGGGACCTGATCATCGAGGTCACCGGGCGGCAGAACTTCATCGGCACCGCCGACCGGGTCGCCGAGCAACTCGACGAATACGTGCAGACCGACGCCTGCGACGGCTTCATCCTCGTCTCGCACCTGACCCCGGCCGGGCTCGACGACTTCGTGGACCAGGTGGTCCCGTTACTGCAGGAGCGCGGTGTGTTCCGGACCGAGTATTCCGGCGGCACCCTGCGCGACAACCTCGGCCTGAAAGGGCGGTAA
- a CDS encoding LLM class flavin-dependent oxidoreductase: protein MPVPLSILDLAPLVSGGDVPDALRRTLDLARRAEQFGYHRYWVAEHHFTPGVASSQPALLLGQIAAVTEHIRLGSGAVQTGFLTALSIVEQFGLLDALYPGRFDLGLGRSGQARVEKAAAKPQAEVGDHIVDGLLIPKHFDWAPIFASKRSQLSGSFLTQPGAQPLGLTEALDQIDALLAGPVADDEGNEVVATPGAGADLQVWLLGSSGGESARTAGARGLPFAANYHVAPAKILEAVAAYRASFVPSAALKQPRVMVSADVLVAEDDATARHLAKPFGVWVRSIRTGLGAVPYPSIEEAEVFAWTDQDRAIVADRVDTQFAGSPQTVVERLNTLQRVTGADELLITTIAHDHADRVRSYELLAKHWSA, encoded by the coding sequence ATGCCCGTACCACTCTCGATCCTCGATCTGGCCCCGCTCGTCTCCGGTGGTGACGTGCCGGACGCCCTGCGCCGCACCCTCGATCTGGCCCGACGGGCCGAACAGTTCGGCTACCACCGCTACTGGGTGGCCGAACACCACTTCACCCCGGGCGTGGCCAGTTCACAGCCGGCGCTGCTGCTCGGCCAGATCGCCGCCGTCACCGAACACATCCGGCTCGGCTCCGGCGCCGTGCAGACCGGTTTCCTGACCGCGCTGTCGATCGTGGAACAGTTCGGGCTGCTCGACGCCCTGTATCCGGGCCGGTTCGACCTCGGGCTGGGCCGCTCCGGGCAGGCACGGGTGGAGAAGGCCGCGGCGAAACCGCAGGCGGAGGTGGGCGACCACATCGTCGACGGGCTGCTCATCCCGAAGCACTTCGACTGGGCGCCGATCTTCGCCTCCAAGCGCAGCCAGCTGTCCGGCAGCTTCCTCACCCAGCCCGGCGCGCAGCCGCTCGGCCTGACCGAGGCCCTGGACCAGATCGACGCTCTGCTGGCCGGGCCGGTCGCCGACGACGAGGGCAACGAGGTGGTCGCCACCCCCGGTGCCGGCGCCGACCTCCAGGTGTGGCTGCTCGGCAGCTCCGGCGGCGAGAGCGCCCGCACGGCCGGTGCCCGCGGGCTGCCGTTCGCCGCGAACTATCACGTCGCCCCGGCGAAGATCCTGGAGGCCGTCGCGGCGTACCGGGCGTCGTTCGTGCCGTCCGCCGCCCTGAAACAGCCGCGGGTGATGGTCTCCGCCGACGTGCTGGTGGCCGAGGACGACGCCACCGCCCGGCACCTGGCAAAACCGTTCGGCGTCTGGGTCCGCAGCATCCGCACCGGCCTCGGTGCAGTCCCGTACCCGAGCATCGAGGAAGCCGAAGTGTTCGCGTGGACCGACCAGGACCGGGCGATCGTCGCGGACCGGGTCGACACCCAGTTCGCCGGGTCGCCGCAGACCGTGGTCGAGCGGCTGAACACCCTGCAACGGGTCACCGGCGCGGACGAGCTGCTGATCACCACGATCGCCCACGACCACGCCGACCGGGTCCGTTCCTACGAGCTGCTCGCCAAACATTGGTCAGCCTGA
- a CDS encoding prolyl oligopeptidase family serine peptidase produces MTEDAYRWLEDLDTPAALEWVTARNAETTATLSGERFARTKDAIREVLDSKDRIPYPSRRGDGLYYDFWTDADHPRGLWRRTTPERFRTDSPEWEVLLDVGALNRAEGENWTWNRVSVLRPGYERCLISLSRGGSDAAVVREFDLTTRAFVDGGFTLPEAKSDVTWIDADQLLVATDFGPGALTSSGYARVVKRWRRGTALSEAQTVFEGAADDVLVTSSYDPTPGFERGLVTRLVTFYRSEQWLYRPGGDLVRIEVPEDAVIDLHREWLLVTPRSEWTAGGVTYPAGVLLAVDLEVFLAGGRDLTVLFEPDERTSLSGWSWTRNHLLLATMRDVRSRIEILTPEHQVWRREPLPGAGEFDHTTVLDTCPALDDSYLLSSEGFLRPATLSLGTVGGTMETLKRGPEFFGTDGMSVRQFFAVSADGTRVPYFVAGGSTPGPTILYGYGGFEVTMTPSYSGLMGRGWLAHGGTYVLAGIRGGGEYGPAWHQAALRENRLRAYEDFAAVAADLVTRGITTPGQLGISGGSNGGLLMGVMLTRYPELFGAVVARVPLLDMRRYTKLLAGKSWIAEYGDPDVEQDWAFLREFSPYQNVRADRAYPPLLLLTSTRDDRVHPAHARKMMALLSELGHRAAYYENVEGGHGGAADNEQAALLWALTFEFLRRELD; encoded by the coding sequence GTGACCGAGGATGCTTATCGCTGGCTTGAGGACCTGGACACCCCCGCGGCCCTGGAGTGGGTGACGGCCCGCAACGCCGAGACGACGGCCACGCTGTCCGGCGAGCGTTTCGCGCGCACCAAGGACGCGATCCGGGAGGTGCTGGACAGCAAGGACCGGATCCCGTACCCGAGCCGCCGCGGTGACGGTCTCTACTACGACTTCTGGACCGACGCCGACCATCCGCGGGGCCTGTGGCGGCGGACCACTCCGGAGCGGTTCCGCACCGACTCGCCGGAGTGGGAGGTGCTGCTCGACGTGGGCGCGCTGAACCGGGCCGAGGGCGAGAACTGGACGTGGAACCGGGTGAGTGTGCTGCGCCCCGGTTATGAGCGCTGCCTGATCAGCCTGTCGCGGGGTGGTTCGGACGCGGCGGTGGTCCGCGAGTTCGATCTGACCACGCGGGCGTTCGTCGACGGCGGGTTCACGCTGCCCGAGGCGAAGAGTGACGTGACCTGGATCGACGCCGACCAGTTGCTGGTGGCGACGGACTTCGGGCCGGGTGCGCTGACGTCGTCGGGATACGCGCGGGTGGTCAAGCGCTGGCGGCGCGGCACCGCGTTGTCCGAGGCGCAGACGGTGTTCGAGGGTGCGGCCGACGACGTGCTGGTCACCTCGTCCTACGATCCGACGCCCGGTTTCGAGCGTGGCCTGGTGACCCGGCTGGTGACGTTCTACCGCAGCGAGCAGTGGCTGTACCGGCCCGGCGGTGACCTGGTGCGCATCGAGGTGCCGGAGGACGCCGTCATCGACCTGCACCGGGAGTGGCTGCTGGTGACGCCGCGGTCGGAGTGGACGGCCGGTGGGGTGACGTACCCGGCCGGTGTGCTCCTCGCCGTTGATCTGGAGGTCTTCCTGGCCGGCGGGCGGGACCTGACCGTGTTGTTCGAGCCGGACGAGCGCACGTCGCTGAGCGGCTGGTCGTGGACCCGCAACCATCTGCTGCTCGCCACGATGCGCGACGTGCGGTCCCGGATCGAGATCCTGACCCCGGAGCATCAGGTGTGGCGGCGCGAGCCGTTGCCGGGGGCCGGCGAGTTCGACCACACGACCGTTCTGGACACCTGCCCGGCGCTGGACGACTCCTATCTGCTGTCGTCGGAGGGGTTCCTGCGCCCGGCGACGCTGAGTCTCGGCACGGTCGGCGGCACGATGGAGACCCTCAAACGGGGCCCGGAGTTCTTCGGCACCGACGGCATGTCGGTGCGGCAGTTCTTCGCGGTCTCCGCCGACGGCACCCGGGTCCCCTATTTCGTGGCCGGCGGATCAACCCCCGGACCCACGATTCTGTACGGGTACGGCGGCTTCGAAGTCACCATGACACCGTCCTACAGTGGACTGATGGGCCGCGGCTGGCTGGCCCACGGTGGCACGTATGTGCTGGCCGGCATCCGTGGTGGCGGTGAGTACGGCCCGGCCTGGCATCAGGCGGCGCTGCGGGAGAACCGGCTGCGGGCGTACGAGGACTTCGCCGCTGTCGCCGCCGATCTGGTCACCCGGGGCATCACCACGCCGGGGCAGCTGGGGATCTCCGGTGGCAGCAACGGCGGTCTGCTGATGGGGGTGATGCTGACCCGCTATCCGGAGCTGTTCGGGGCGGTCGTCGCCCGGGTGCCGTTGCTGGACATGCGCCGGTACACGAAACTGCTGGCCGGCAAGTCGTGGATCGCCGAGTACGGGGATCCCGACGTGGAGCAGGACTGGGCGTTCCTGCGGGAGTTCTCGCCCTATCAGAACGTGCGCGCTGATCGGGCGTACCCGCCGCTGCTGCTGTTGACCTCCACCCGTGATGACCGGGTGCATCCGGCCCACGCCCGCAAGATGATGGCGCTGCTGTCGGAGCTGGGTCACCGCGCGGCCTATTACGAGAACGTGGAGGGTGGCCACGGTGGTGCCGCCGACAACGAGCAGGCGGCCCTGTTGTGGGCGCTGACGTTCGAGTTCCTCCGGCGTGAGCTGGACTGA
- a CDS encoding L-histidine N(alpha)-methyltransferase → MTGIDVRVVAPDQRFQHTFSRAQADAVADALIQRREFPQELTFLGDGAELWRAVTEDTGSTRFSRPRASDLLLEEHVPQLLGLLPPGPVPVLDLGPGTGRPAEGLLTGLLAAGRFGGYHAIDISPELLAMTAARLSRAFPAEAGRMTFTHGDFRETVPAGGARLVLLTGGTLFNAADPGLLLRHLAAHLGPGDLLVITARFDTLGRAPFRAIEAAPPLPPSHRLGLDLLNIDPDWYDPERGFDPARHEVWSGARLNRPVTLHLDGAHGRRAVDLHTGDLLRLYWQLFLDRTAVDALLHGAGLRTSLFQIGRVSDVAMIVSSSDITGTQGTNMTKR, encoded by the coding sequence GTGACCGGCATCGATGTACGTGTGGTCGCGCCCGACCAGCGCTTCCAGCACACCTTTTCGCGGGCTCAGGCGGATGCCGTGGCCGACGCCCTGATCCAGCGCCGTGAGTTCCCGCAAGAGCTGACGTTCCTCGGCGACGGCGCCGAACTGTGGCGGGCCGTCACCGAGGACACCGGCTCGACGCGGTTCAGCCGGCCCCGTGCCAGCGACCTGCTCCTCGAAGAGCACGTGCCGCAACTGCTGGGCCTGCTGCCGCCCGGCCCGGTCCCGGTGCTCGACCTCGGGCCCGGCACCGGCCGCCCCGCCGAAGGGCTGCTGACCGGGCTTCTCGCGGCCGGCCGGTTCGGCGGCTACCACGCGATCGACATCAGCCCGGAACTGCTCGCCATGACCGCCGCCCGGCTGTCCCGGGCCTTCCCCGCCGAGGCCGGGCGGATGACCTTCACCCACGGCGACTTCCGGGAGACCGTACCGGCCGGCGGTGCCCGGCTCGTGCTGCTGACCGGCGGCACCCTGTTCAACGCCGCCGACCCGGGTCTGCTGCTGCGCCACCTCGCCGCGCACCTGGGCCCCGGTGACCTGCTGGTGATCACGGCGCGGTTCGACACCCTCGGCCGGGCGCCGTTCCGGGCCATCGAGGCCGCCCCGCCGCTGCCGCCCAGCCACCGGCTCGGTCTCGACCTGCTCAACATCGACCCGGACTGGTACGACCCGGAACGCGGCTTCGACCCGGCCCGCCACGAGGTGTGGAGCGGCGCCCGCCTGAACCGGCCGGTCACCCTGCACCTCGACGGCGCCCACGGCCGGCGGGCCGTCGACCTGCACACCGGTGACCTGCTGCGGCTCTACTGGCAGTTGTTCCTGGACCGGACGGCGGTGGACGCCCTGCTCCACGGGGCCGGGCTGCGCACTAGTCTGTTCCAAATAGGACGAGTCTCTGATGTCGCCATGATCGTGTCATCCAGCGATATCACAGGGACACAAGGGACTAATATGACTAAGCGGTAG
- a CDS encoding LysR family transcriptional regulator, protein MELRQLSYVEAVARYGGFTRAAERLHIAQSAVSAQIRALEIELGVTLFARTTRKVALTPAGEMFVARARRVLAELDGARTEMAEITAVVSGRVTVGATASLGVYDLPQALARFRERHPGIALRQRSGLITGLLGALDLGELDLVIGPLHADVPPRFDALPLVDEYLILALPVGHGLTRAGRLTLAEARDEPFVSMPHGAGLRWILDDAARSAGFAPRVQYETDGPAGIREMVAAGLGVGLLPRSTAESPCGSPVEIRHLHPPPVHPPIGVLHHRARPLSAAAQSLRHHLVELAGPRPDPTHRSTPDPPDPSGPSDPVEETTEVPD, encoded by the coding sequence GTGGAGTTGCGGCAGCTCAGCTATGTGGAGGCGGTGGCCCGCTACGGCGGGTTCACCCGCGCGGCCGAGCGCCTGCACATCGCCCAGTCGGCGGTGTCCGCACAGATCCGCGCCCTGGAGATCGAACTCGGCGTCACCCTGTTCGCCCGGACCACCCGCAAGGTGGCCCTCACCCCCGCCGGGGAGATGTTCGTCGCCCGCGCCCGCCGCGTCCTGGCCGAACTCGACGGCGCCCGCACCGAGATGGCCGAGATCACCGCCGTCGTCAGCGGCCGCGTCACCGTCGGCGCCACCGCCTCCCTCGGCGTCTACGACCTGCCGCAAGCCCTCGCCCGGTTCCGCGAACGCCACCCCGGCATCGCCCTGCGCCAGCGCTCCGGCCTGATCACCGGCCTGCTCGGCGCCCTCGACCTGGGCGAACTCGACCTCGTCATCGGCCCGCTGCACGCCGACGTGCCACCCCGTTTCGACGCGCTGCCCCTGGTCGACGAATACCTGATCCTGGCGCTGCCGGTCGGCCACGGCCTGACCCGCGCCGGGCGCCTCACCCTCGCCGAAGCCCGCGACGAACCGTTCGTGTCCATGCCGCACGGCGCCGGCCTGCGCTGGATCCTCGACGACGCGGCCCGGTCGGCCGGCTTCGCCCCGCGCGTCCAGTACGAGACCGACGGCCCGGCCGGCATCCGCGAGATGGTCGCCGCCGGTCTCGGTGTGGGGCTGCTGCCCCGCTCGACGGCGGAGAGCCCGTGCGGTTCCCCGGTGGAGATCCGCCACCTGCACCCGCCGCCGGTACACCCACCGATCGGCGTCCTGCACCACCGGGCCCGGCCGCTGTCCGCCGCCGCCCAGTCGCTGCGCCATCACCTGGTCGAACTGGCCGGCCCCCGCCCCGACCCCACCCACCGCTCCACCCCCGACCCGCCCGACCCTTCTGGCCCGTCCGACCCGGTAGAAGAGACCACCGAGGTCCCCGACTAG